Proteins co-encoded in one Fusarium fujikuroi IMI 58289 draft genome, chromosome FFUJ_chr06 genomic window:
- a CDS encoding probable translation initiation factor SUI1, which produces MSIENLKTYDPFAEADEDTGETKQTQNYIHIRIQQRNGRKTLTTVQGLPKKFDQKKILKVIKKKFACNGTIVNDSEMGEVIQLQGDQRKDVQEFLIDKKEGLELDAKTIKVHGF; this is translated from the exons ATGTCCATCGAAAATCTCAAGACCTACG ACCCCTTCGCCGAAGCCGACGAGGACACCGGAGAAACCAAGCAGACGCAGAATTACATCCATATACGCATTCAGC AGCGTAATGGACGTAAGACTTTGACCACTGTTCAGGGTCTCCCCAAGAAATTTGACCAGAAGAAGATTCTTaaggtcatcaagaagaagtttg CCTGCAATGGCACTATCGTCAACGACTCCGAGATGGGAGAGGTGATCCAGCTCCAGGGTGATCAGCGCAAAGATGTTCAGGAATTTCTCatcgacaagaaggaagGCCTCGAGCTAGATGCCAAGACCATTAAGGTCCACGGTTTCTAA
- a CDS encoding probable tRNA (uracil-O(2)-)-methyltransferase → MEFQKKAPFEPEEFPPGSPPVIRERCGEVTWLPMCHHTCTFETQHFNEIMLNLVENPNLNSKWLFRADVLFDDDCQNHTPEADGAIQSHPRGLDFQGFSRQRTIVRRLIPRNTLRDTPLDQTCSFHHTNIQEDKEADGEATLSRSLVVYIPHASSAADLPFYHPKVKGISQLHEWDVATNTGTISVHFALFEPEAREEEVDQVKLGRIAYHLLQTIHKHGHSTARGYVKRVHHDVIVPRERFQDRYSELKNKYARTLVKSWLETTDPTKHVFEDLGIAAFLIELWKEMYHNRDFPGFVDIGCGNGLLVHILRMEGYTGWGFDARERKSWSQYNSPSTGSPSGYSLQRLLLLPSVIPREAASDDTRVVNSEDIHDGLFPPGTFIISNHADELTPWTPILAAISQCPFIMIPCCSHNLTGDRWRAPPPRDKTKSKSMFASLVDWVTQIAEDCGWNVETEMLRIPSTRNTGLVGRENTRKVEEVDIHGILQKYGGVQGYYDNVVKLLKSSPRGH, encoded by the coding sequence ATGGAGTTTCAAAAGAAGGCACCTTTTGAGCCCGAGGAGTTTCCTCCGGGATCGCCGCCCGTAATCCGCGAACGTTGCGGCGAAGTTACCTGGTTACCTATGTGTCACCACACATGCACGTTTGAGACTCAGCATTTCAACGAGATTATGCTCAACCTTGTTGAGAACCCAAACCTCAACTCCAAGTGGTTGTTTCGTGCAGATGTTCTCTTCGATGATGACTGTCAGAACCATACCCCTGAAGCTGACGGTGCCATCCAAAGTCACCCTCGGGGTCTCGACTTCCAAGGATTCAGCCGGCAAAGAACCATTGTGCGCCGATTGATACCCCGAAACACACTTCGCGATACTCCATTAGACCAGACCTGCTCTTTCCATCACACAAATATTCAAGAGGATAAAGAAGCTGACGGTGAAGCCACCCTGTCAAGATCGCTGGTCGTGTATATACCACATGCCTCCTCTGCTGCAGACCTACCCTTCTATCACCCAAAGGTCAAGGGTATCAGCCAGCTTCATGAATGGGATGTAGCCACCAACACAGGCACCATCTCCGTTCACTTTGCACTTTTTGAACCTGAGGCACgcgaggaagaggtcgaCCAAGTCAAATTAGGGAGGATAGCTTACCATCTTCTCCAGACCATCCACAAACATGGTCACAGCACCGCTCGAGGCTACGTCAAAAGAGTTCACCACGATGTCATTGTACCCCGAGAGAGATTTCAGGATAGGTACTCTGAACTAAAAAACAAATACGCCAGAACTCTCGTCAAGTCCTGGCTTGAGACTACAGATCCCACAAAACATGTGTTTGAAGATCTAGGTATCGCAGCATTTCTGATTGAGCTGTGGAAGGAGATGTACCACAATAGGGACTTTCCAGGGTTTGTGGACATCGGCTGCGGAAATGGTTTACTGGTTCATATCCTCAGAATGGAAGGATATACTGGCTGGGGTTTCGATGCCCGCGAGCGTAAGTCGTGGTCTCAGTACAACTCACCATCCACGGGATCACCCTCTGGGTACTCCCTCCAGAGGTTGCTCTTACTTCCCAGTGTCATTCCCAGGGAGGCAGCGAGCGATGACACTAGAGTAGTCAACTCTGAGGACATTCATGATGGCCTTTTTCCTCCTGGCACATTCATAATATCTAACCACGCCGACGAGCTGACACCTTGGACTCCAATCCTTGCCGCCATATCTCAATGCCCGTTCATCATGATACCATGTTGCAGTCACAATCTCACAGGAGACAGATGGCGGGCACCTCCGCCTCGCGACAAGACCAAATCAAAGAGTATGTTTGCATCTTTAGTCGACTGGGTTACGCAGATAGCGGAAGATTGCGGGTGGAACGTTGAGAcggagatgttgaggatacCAAGTACTCGAAATACAGGCTTGGTCGGCCGAGAAAACACAAGgaaggttgaagaggtcGATATACACGGGATACTGCAGAAGTACGGAGGAGTACAAGGGTATTACGACAATGTTGTTAAGCTACTCAAATCATCCCCCAGAGGACACTGA